GTGCAGCTCCTCCAGCACGATGCGAAGCGAGCCGGTGCTCTTGAATCCCCCGTTGGAGGCGTCGAGAAGCGCAGCGGCGGTCGAGCCCACTTGTTTGAGCCCGAAGGGCGAGTTGTGGGCGAAGCCCCAAGCCGCGAGCATCGCAGAGCAGTCCTGACCGGCGAAGCCGGGCAGGACCGCCGGATCGGGGGCGCTCTTTGCCCACGTTCTCGCGTGAGAAAGTGGGTCGGCTGCCGGGCCGAGACCCGGCGCGGCCTCACCCGAAGAGCAAACGCCACGCCAGATCGCTCGATGCCGCGCACGTCCGGCGCCCGCGATGGGTCCCGGCTTTCGCCGGGACGACAAGTGTTTTGAGGGCGTCTCGATTTTCCCCGGACAGCAATGGGCGCAGGCCGGGACCCTGAGCAGGTTGTCCGCGCGCATGTCCGAGTCCTTGCTGGCCGTGCCGGCTGCGCGCGCCACCGTTCCCCTCGTGAGTGAGACCGCGCCGGGAGTTCGCCCCGGCGGGCGAGTCACTTATTTGCTGGTGCAAATAAGTAACCAACAAAGCACCTGAACACCAGCTTCGGCTTATTCGGCTCTGCTGCTCCTGCTCCGCGGGACTCGCGCGTCGAACGCCGAGAACTCGATGACGCCAGGACTTCTCGCCAGGCTCTGACTCGCGGGGTCTGCCTTCGCGAACGCTCGGTTCAATCGAGCCACTCGCGTCGTTCCGCGCAGGGCGGAACATCCTGCTGAGCGCAGGCGCTGGCGCCTGCACGCGGTGGCATCGGGTTCTGCGATGACGCTGTGTTCGCGCGCCAGGCCCAGGGTCCCGGCCTGCGCCCATTGCTGTCCGGGGAAAGTTTGAGTGCTGAGCGGTAAGTTGTTGCGAGGGTTGGTGATTTGGGATAAATCCCAGAGCGCCAACTCGATCAACAAACCCCCGCAACATGCAAAGCATAAGCCGGTTCCACCAGTTCCTGAAGCTGCTCCCACGCGGGGCGTTCGACAAGGCAGTCGAGAGATACGACGCTGATCGATACTGCAAGAGCTTCGACAGCTGGGGGCACTTGGTGGCGATGGTCTATGCCCAGGTGTCCAAGTCGAGTTCGCTGCGGGACATCGCGACCGGCTTCAACGCTCAGAGCAACCACCACTACCACTTGGGCGCGGGACGCCTGACGCACTCGACGCTGGGCGACGCCAACAAGCGCCGTGACTGGCGAGTGTTCGGCGACACGGCTCGAGCGTTGATGAACATGCTCAAGCCGAAGGTGCGCAGGGAGTACAGCGACCTGCTGTTCCTGATCGACTCGACGACGGTGAGCCTGAAGGGACGCGGCTTCGACGAGTGGGCGGCTCCGACGAAGGTGCGCTCCACGCAGGGCCTGAAGCTGCACATGGTGTACGAGCACGGGAGTGCAACGCCCTGGTGGCAGAGCATGACGGCCACCAACGTCAACGATCTGACGGCGGCGCTGCCCGTACCGATCGAGCGGGACGCCACCTACGTCTTCGACAAGGGGTACTACGACTTCAATTGGTGGCACGACATCGACGCTGAGGGCGCGCGGTTCGTGACCCGGTTCAAGATGAACGTGAAGTTGGAGGTGGTGGCGGAGCGGGAGATCGTAGAGGCAGACGAGGGCGTCATCCTCAAGGATCAAGTTGTTCGATTGACCAACCGCAGGCCCGGCGGTGGCCGATACAACCGCTACGTCGAACCGCTGCGTCGGATCGAAGTGCACCGGCCCGGCGACACGCCGCTGGTGTTCGCCAGCAACGATCTGAACGCACCCGCCGCAGAGATCGCAGCGCTCTACAAGGAGCGCTGGGCGGTGGAACTGTTCTTCAAGTGGATCAAGCAGAACCTGAACATCAAGAAGTTCTGCGCGCGAACAGAGAATGCTGTTCGGATCCAGGTGATGACGGCACTGATCACCTACCTGCTCCTGGTGCTGGAGCAGGCAGGAAAGCAGGGCGAGAGCAGCTTGCGAACGCGGTTGAACGAGTTGACAGCAACACTGTTCGAGCGAGTCGGGCGGCGCGAGAAAACCACCGAGAGCCGACGACGACGAACCGAGCTACGAGCCTTCAAGGCGGGCCAGATGGATCTGGCCTTTGCTTGATACAAGTTCCCCGGACAGCAATGGGCCTGCGCCGGGACGACAGTTTTGTTCTTTGCGGCGCGATCGAGTCGGGAGACCGGCAGCTTCGTTGCAGTCCGCTTCAGAGCGGGTCAATCAGTCGATGCCTCGATTTTCCCCGAGCAGCAATGGGCGAACGCCGGGATCCGCTGCATTCAGGTTCGCACATGGCTCGCATGGGTCCCGGCGTTCGCCGGGATGACGAGTCGATGGGCACTGGAGGAGCGCTTCCGCCTGAAGCAGCCGCGCCTCCGCCCGCCTCCTCAGCGGTGCCTGCGGCGCATGGCGGCGACAAGCCCCAGGCCGGCGAACATCATCGCAACGGCCGCCGGTTCCGGCACCGGCGCGGCAACCCGCACGACCAGCGTGTCCGACCACGTCTGCGACCCAGGCTGCCCCCACCACGGCGACGATTGGTAGCCCGGAACGTTCAGGCCGGGCCCGTTGGCGTAGTTGCAGGTGGTGGCCCATGCGCTGAAGTACGCGGCGGCGCAGGCCATGTCCATGCCGTTGCGTCCGGGGACGTTGACCCATGAGCCGCTGACCGGGTCCTTCGCGCCCGGCTCACCGGGCACGTTCGCCCCCTCGAACAGGAACTGCGATGCGAGCGGAGCGAACGCGAGTTCCTCGACCGTCGCCAGGCGCCAGCCGAACTGGGACTGGTAGCTGAGGTCGATGCCGGTGTAGAGCGTGGGCGCCGCGTATTCGACGAAGCTGCCGTCCGCGGCCACGGGGTTCGCCCAGGCCCAGTCGAAACCGTTGTAGGTGATGTACGCGTTGGCCGCGACGGGGGCGTCGTAGCGTGCGGCCTGGGCGCCGGCGCAGGCCAGCACGAGCGCCGCTGCGACCAGCGGCCGCAGCGAGGTGCGAATCGTCATGTCTCTCTCCGTGGGTGAATGGAACCCGGGGGTCGTCGCCCCCGTAGGCCGGATTGTGAGGTCTCGCACGCTCGGCGCCCCTCCACGACCGCGGGGGCGCGCAACAGGCACCGATGACCCACCAGGCGCAGGCCAGCGGTCCGACGACCGCGGCCAGCGCCAGCACGATGCCCGGCCCATCGAACATGTCACCCTCCCCTCGAAGCAAACCCCGCATCGTAGGCAGGCGCGCATCAAGATCGTGTCAATTCACGGGCCCCATCGAATTGACGCCGTCTTGACACGCCCGACCCTAGATTGATCGCTCCTCCACAGCCGGCGCGCCGCAACGCGCCCCATCCATGAGACCCGTGGCGATCCTTCAGCACGACCCGACCCAGCGCGGCGGCTTCCTCGTCCGCTGCCTCGAACAATGCGGCATGGAGACGAAGGTCTTCTGTCCCGACGAGGGCGACAGCCTCCCTCGCAGCGCCCCCGACTACAGCGGCATCGTGCTGCTCGGCAGCAACCGCAGCGTCAACGACCCGGTCGACTGGATCGCCGAGGAACTGCACTTCGTGCGCAGCGCCATGCACCTCGACGTGCCCGTGCTGGGCCACTGCTTCGGGGCGCAGATGATGGCGAAGTCGCTCGGGGCGCACGTGTGCCGCAACGCGTGGGCCAACATCGGCTGGAGCCGGCTGCACGTGACACCCCACGGCACCGCCCTCTTCGGCGCCGACGAGGTCGTCGGCTTCAACTGGCACTACGAGACCTTCGCCATCCCGACCGGCGCGCGCCGCCTGCTGTACGGCACCCACTGCCTCAACAAGGCGTTCGCGATCGGCCGGCACATGGCGTTCCAGTGCCACTTCGAGGTCACCGAGGACATCGTCTCGGAGTGGTGCGAGCACGCCCGCGCCGAGCTGTCCGTGGCCGGCGGGCCCGCGGTGCAGAGCCGCGCCCGGATCCTCGCGGACATGCACTCGAACCTCCCGGCCCTGCAGGCGACGGCCCGCCGCATCTACCGGCAATGGGCCCGCTCGCTGACACCGCCCGCGCGCCGTCGAACCGCCCGTGAAGGAGCCGGTGCCGCCGGGTGACAATCCCGGCGACGAACAAAAGAGGGAGGACCTGATGGAGTGGTTGAAGCGCCTGCTCGGAGGCAATGGACGCGGCGAAGGCAAGTTGGCCCCGCCGCCACCCCCGACGATGGTGAACGGCTTCCCAGCGCCCTGGGTCGACGGCCGCCCGAGCCTCTTCGGGTACCTCGCCAGCTTCCCGCTGGAGCCCGGCGGCCGACTGCCGGAGGCCGCAGCCACGCTGCCCGATGAGGAGGCGGTGGTCAGCCGCAGCGGCTCCGACCTCCGCTGGGCGGCCGGTGCCGCGGACGGGGTCCTCAGCCATCACGTGGGGCACGCGGAGCCGGATTCGGCGGACAAGGTCCTGCACATGCTGGAAGCGGCATTGAACACGCCGACGCCCGAACACGTGAAGGACTTCTACGACTTCGTGACCGAGGGCGAGGTGATGCGGCTCGCCGACGCGCTGCTGACCGCCGTCCGCGGCTCCCGCGAGATCGATGCCGGGCGGCTCCATGCCTTCGCGCGCTGGCTGGTGTGCGAAAGCCCGGACCGTGGCCCCGTCAAGATGGGCATCGCGCTGCTGGGCCTCATCCGCCCGCCGCAGGAAACCGAGGTGCTGCTGCGCCTCGGCCTGCACGACGAGTTCACGCTCTATGCATCGGTCGCGCTGAGCAACACGCTGCCGCCCGCCGAAGGGGAAGAGGCCCTGTGGAACCTCGCCCGGCGCGTGGACGGCTGGGGCCGCATCCACCTCGTGGAACGGCTGGCCGGGACGGCGCAGCCCGCGATCCGCGCCTGGCTGCTGCGCGAGGGCTACAGGAACTCGGTGATGAACGAGTACCTCGCGCATGCCTGCGCGACCGGCGGCGGCCTGCTGGCGGCGCTTCAGGCCGCGGAGGTGGATGCGCCCCTGCTCGCCGGCGCGGGCGAACTGATCCAGGCGCTGCTGCGCGGTGGCCCGGCCGCGGACATCTCCGACTACGACGACGGGGCGCAGGCCGTGGTGCGGTATCTCGCGCACGTGGCCTCGCAGGCCTCACCTCCGCTGGCGACCTACCTCGCCGTGGCCGACATCGCCGACTTCGTGGACGATGCGGAACGCACCTGGGAGCCCCTCGAAGCCATCGGGTGGACGCCCGCCCACCGCGAGCGCGTGCGCGATGCCGCCGCGCGGATCCTGTCCGCACCGCACTGGCCGGAGCTGGTGCGGGCGGCCCTCGGCGACACGGACCCGGACGCCTTCTGGGTCGCCAGCACCGCCGCGGAACGCATGGGC
This genomic stretch from Piscinibacter gummiphilus harbors:
- a CDS encoding IS4 family transposase, yielding MQSISRFHQFLKLLPRGAFDKAVERYDADRYCKSFDSWGHLVAMVYAQVSKSSSLRDIATGFNAQSNHHYHLGAGRLTHSTLGDANKRRDWRVFGDTARALMNMLKPKVRREYSDLLFLIDSTTVSLKGRGFDEWAAPTKVRSTQGLKLHMVYEHGSATPWWQSMTATNVNDLTAALPVPIERDATYVFDKGYYDFNWWHDIDAEGARFVTRFKMNVKLEVVAEREIVEADEGVILKDQVVRLTNRRPGGGRYNRYVEPLRRIEVHRPGDTPLVFASNDLNAPAAEIAALYKERWAVELFFKWIKQNLNIKKFCARTENAVRIQVMTALITYLLLVLEQAGKQGESSLRTRLNELTATLFERVGRREKTTESRRRRTELRAFKAGQMDLAFA
- a CDS encoding PEP-CTERM sorting domain-containing protein, which gives rise to MTIRTSLRPLVAAALVLACAGAQAARYDAPVAANAYITYNGFDWAWANPVAADGSFVEYAAPTLYTGIDLSYQSQFGWRLATVEELAFAPLASQFLFEGANVPGEPGAKDPVSGSWVNVPGRNGMDMACAAAYFSAWATTCNYANGPGLNVPGYQSSPWWGQPGSQTWSDTLVVRVAAPVPEPAAVAMMFAGLGLVAAMRRRHR
- a CDS encoding type 1 glutamine amidotransferase, whose translation is MAILQHDPTQRGGFLVRCLEQCGMETKVFCPDEGDSLPRSAPDYSGIVLLGSNRSVNDPVDWIAEELHFVRSAMHLDVPVLGHCFGAQMMAKSLGAHVCRNAWANIGWSRLHVTPHGTALFGADEVVGFNWHYETFAIPTGARRLLYGTHCLNKAFAIGRHMAFQCHFEVTEDIVSEWCEHARAELSVAGGPAVQSRARILADMHSNLPALQATARRIYRQWARSLTPPARRRTAREGAGAAG